TTACATCTTGCCAGGCATCGCAACTATGTTAAATGCCTATAAAAGCATCTCATCACGCCTTGATGTGACACTAAATTCACAAATCGACATCGACGCACTGCCGCAAAAAACGAGCGATGCTGTGAGTTACGGCATCATAAAGCCCATTATCACGCTCATTTCAAAGCTTGCAGGCAGCAAAAAAGTATATTTTACTGGCGGAGATGGCGACTTTTTATCTAAATTTTTTAAAAATGCCATTTGCGACAAGATGCTGATCTTTCGTGCCATGCAAAAAATAATCGATGAGAAAAAGGAAATTTTAAAATGATAACAGTAGCCTTGCCAAAGGGCAGGATCGCAGAAGATACACTTGAAATTTTTAGAAAAATTTTTGGTTCTAGCTTTATGTTTGAGGATAGAAAGCTTATCCTTGAAGAGGGAAATTTTAGATTTTTAATGGTTCGCAACCAAGATATACCAACATACGTCACCGAAGGCGCTGCAGATATCGGCGTGGTCGGCCTTGACGTGCTTGAAGAGCATAAGCCAAATGTAGTAAGGCTGCTTGATCTACAAATAGGCAAGTGCAAGGTCTGTATCGGCATAAAAAACGAAGAGGAGCTTGATTTTTCAAGGTCTGAGCTAAAGATCGCTACTAAGATGCCAAATATCACTAGAAACTACTTTGCCAAGCTTGCCGTTGGCGTGAAGATCATCAAGCTTTATGGCTCGATCGAGCTAGCGCCACTTGTTGGGCTAAGCGATGCGATCGTCGATGTGGTCGAAACTGGCTCAACTATGAAGCAAAATGGGCTAAAAGTGGCTGGCGATATCATGCAAAGCTCAGCCTATCTGATCGCAAATAAAAATAGCTTTATCATCAAAAAAGATGAAATTTTGGAGCTTTATCAAAAGATAAAAGATGAAATTTCAAAGTAAAAATTTGAAATTTCGGCTTTTAAATTTAAAGCTACTAAATTTAACCATGTAAGATATTAAATTTATATGGCTTACTTTATCTAAATTTTAAAAGCTTTGCCACTAAAATTTAAGCTAAATAAGATAGCGTAAAAGCCGTGCTGCCACTAAATTTAAAAGTTAAATTTGAATGTATTTTGTTGTGCTAAAATATGTTTTTCGGTTAGGCTTATGAGCTGGCATGATCAATTTTATTTCGAAACCAAATTTGATATAGGTAGAGCCAGTTTAAATTTGAAAAACAGAGCTAGCTTTACAGAGGCTGTTTAAAAAATAAAATGCTTAAATTTTAAAATCTATTTTTAAAAGA
This genomic stretch from Campylobacter concisus harbors:
- the hisG gene encoding ATP phosphoribosyltransferase, coding for MITVALPKGRIAEDTLEIFRKIFGSSFMFEDRKLILEEGNFRFLMVRNQDIPTYVTEGAADIGVVGLDVLEEHKPNVVRLLDLQIGKCKVCIGIKNEEELDFSRSELKIATKMPNITRNYFAKLAVGVKIIKLYGSIELAPLVGLSDAIVDVVETGSTMKQNGLKVAGDIMQSSAYLIANKNSFIIKKDEILELYQKIKDEISK